A genomic window from Candidatus Denitrolinea symbiosum includes:
- a CDS encoding amine oxidase — MANKYDAIIIGGGHNGLVAAAYLARAGKKVVALERRHIVGGAAVTEEIFPGYKFTEFSYVVSLLRPEIIRDLELPKHGLKILPLPSTFTPMENGDYLAAWDDHDLTRREIYRHSPKDAEAYDEYARVMARAAKAIKPIINLIPPDPSSMSPRDLMGLLKVGQYAAGLSEKELYMVAKLATQSSADLLEEWFETDALKGTKAASGIIGTFLGPRSPGTAYVLLHHYMGEIDGAFRAWGFAKGGSGGVSGAILNAAQALGVEIRVNASVQQVKVKGGRAVGVVLENGDEIDSKVVMSAADPKRTFLQFVEEKYLPDDFVTSIQNFRTRGSSGKVNIALSELPNFTALPYRAGASHDSVLHRGAVSISPSIDYIERAYDDAKYGQISRQPYIDMIFPSMIDPDMAPPGQHVMSCFVQYAPYDLEGGWNDERRNELGEAVISTIERYAPNIRECIVGMQVISPKDIERIAGITGGNIFHGELLLHQIFFLRPTPQWADFRTPLKGYYFGASGAHPGGGVMGAAGMLAAKEILKDGV; from the coding sequence ATGGCAAACAAATACGACGCAATCATCATCGGCGGCGGGCATAACGGACTGGTCGCCGCGGCGTATCTGGCGCGGGCGGGGAAGAAGGTCGTAGCGCTGGAGCGCAGGCACATCGTCGGCGGCGCGGCGGTGACCGAGGAGATCTTCCCCGGCTACAAGTTCACCGAATTTTCGTACGTGGTGAGTCTGCTCCGTCCCGAGATCATCCGCGATTTGGAATTGCCCAAACACGGACTGAAAATCCTGCCGCTGCCCAGCACGTTCACGCCGATGGAAAATGGCGACTACCTCGCCGCGTGGGACGACCACGATCTGACGCGCCGCGAGATCTATCGTCACTCTCCAAAGGACGCGGAAGCCTACGACGAATATGCCCGCGTCATGGCGCGTGCGGCGAAAGCGATCAAACCCATCATCAATTTGATTCCGCCTGACCCGTCTTCAATGAGTCCCCGCGACTTGATGGGTTTATTGAAGGTCGGTCAGTACGCGGCAGGACTCTCTGAAAAAGAACTGTACATGGTCGCCAAACTTGCCACGCAATCGTCGGCGGACTTGCTCGAAGAGTGGTTCGAGACCGACGCGTTGAAAGGCACGAAAGCCGCCAGCGGAATCATCGGGACGTTCCTCGGTCCGCGCTCGCCCGGCACGGCGTATGTGCTGCTGCATCATTACATGGGCGAGATTGACGGCGCCTTCCGCGCCTGGGGATTCGCCAAAGGCGGATCGGGCGGAGTCAGCGGCGCCATCCTGAACGCGGCGCAGGCGCTCGGGGTGGAGATTCGAGTCAACGCTTCGGTTCAGCAGGTCAAGGTCAAGGGCGGACGCGCTGTGGGCGTCGTCCTCGAAAACGGCGACGAGATCGATTCCAAAGTCGTGATGTCCGCCGCCGACCCGAAGCGGACGTTCCTGCAATTCGTCGAGGAGAAATACCTGCCCGACGATTTTGTGACGTCAATTCAAAACTTCCGCACGCGCGGCTCGTCGGGCAAGGTAAACATCGCGCTGAGCGAACTGCCGAACTTCACCGCGCTGCCGTATCGCGCAGGGGCGAGTCACGACTCGGTGTTGCATCGCGGCGCGGTTTCGATCAGTCCGAGTATTGATTACATCGAGCGCGCCTACGACGACGCCAAGTACGGGCAGATTTCCAGGCAGCCGTATATTGACATGATCTTCCCTTCGATGATTGACCCCGACATGGCGCCGCCCGGGCAGCACGTCATGTCGTGTTTTGTGCAGTACGCGCCGTACGATCTGGAAGGCGGCTGGAACGACGAGCGGCGCAACGAGCTGGGCGAGGCGGTGATCTCGACCATCGAACGCTACGCGCCGAACATCCGCGAGTGCATCGTGGGCATGCAAGTGATTTCGCCGAAAGATATCGAACGCATCGCGGGTATCACGGGCGGAAATATTTTTCACGGCGAGTTGTTGTTGCATCAAATCTTTTTCCTGCGCCCCACGCCGCAATGGGCAGATTTCCGCACGCCGCTCAAGGGATATTATTTCGGCGCAAGCGGCGCGCATCCTGGCGGAGGAGTGATGGGCGCGGCGGGGATGTTGGCGGCGAAGGAGATTCTTAAGGATGGTGTGTAG
- a CDS encoding SAM-dependent methyltransferase: protein MPRKSTRTSSFGSPGRVGHDASAFYSARLYADQPQSQEEAYVENPIPAARLDSVIHASSESMKELPDASVHLMVTSPPYNVGKDYDEDLSLAEYLAFLKRVWTETRRVLVPGGRACINVANLGRKPYIPLHAMLIADLLDLGFLMRGEIIWDKAASASASTAWGSWQSAANPTLRDTHEYILVFSKGSFRREKLDGRENTISKEEFLEFTKSVWTFGAESARKVGHPAPYPAELPYRLIQLYTFRGEVVLDPFMGSGQTALAALKAERRFVGYEASEEYVRLAEKRIRDHNKS, encoded by the coding sequence ATGCCTCGCAAATCCACCCGCACCTCCTCCTTCGGTTCCCCCGGCCGCGTCGGGCATGACGCCTCGGCGTTCTACTCCGCGCGTCTCTACGCGGACCAGCCCCAAAGTCAGGAGGAAGCGTACGTCGAGAATCCCATCCCCGCCGCGCGGCTGGATTCCGTCATCCACGCCTCGTCCGAATCCATGAAGGAACTGCCCGACGCCAGCGTGCATCTGATGGTCACCTCGCCGCCGTACAACGTCGGAAAGGACTACGACGAAGACCTGTCGCTGGCGGAATACCTGGCGTTCCTGAAACGCGTCTGGACCGAGACGCGCCGCGTGCTCGTCCCCGGCGGACGCGCCTGCATCAACGTCGCCAACCTCGGACGCAAACCCTACATCCCGCTCCACGCTATGCTGATCGCCGACCTGCTCGACCTCGGTTTTCTCATGCGCGGCGAGATCATCTGGGACAAGGCCGCCTCGGCCAGCGCGTCCACCGCGTGGGGATCGTGGCAATCGGCGGCCAACCCGACTTTGCGCGACACGCACGAGTACATCCTCGTCTTTTCGAAGGGCAGTTTCCGCCGCGAAAAATTGGACGGGCGCGAGAACACCATCTCGAAAGAGGAATTTCTGGAGTTCACCAAATCGGTGTGGACGTTCGGCGCGGAATCGGCGCGCAAAGTCGGACATCCCGCGCCGTATCCCGCCGAGCTGCCGTATCGCCTCATCCAACTCTACACCTTCCGCGGGGAAGTCGTCCTCGATCCGTTCATGGGGAGCGGACAGACCGCCCTCGCCGCGTTGAAAGCGGAACGCCGCTTTGTGGGCTATGAGGCCAGCGAGGAGTATGTGCGGCTGGCGGAAAAGCGGATTCGCGATCACAATAAATCGTAG
- a CDS encoding cob(I)yrinic acid a,c-diamide adenosyltransferase, whose translation MNFYTRKGDDGTTGLLGEGRVLKTHPRIEALGALDESTATLGLARAQARDPRSQRLLLEAQRDLYRLMAEAAATPETADRFRFDAARVDWVEAQIDALTATVTMPREFIIPGDSPASASLSMARAVVRRAERRVVELLEAGELSNPELVRYLNRLSSLCFVLELVENAAAGKDTTLAKA comes from the coding sequence ATGAATTTTTACACCCGTAAAGGCGACGACGGCACGACCGGCCTGCTCGGCGAGGGACGCGTCCTCAAGACGCATCCGCGCATCGAGGCGCTCGGCGCGCTCGACGAATCCACCGCGACGCTGGGACTGGCGCGCGCCCAGGCGCGCGATCCGCGCTCGCAGCGACTCTTGCTCGAGGCCCAGCGCGACCTCTACAGGTTGATGGCCGAGGCGGCCGCCACGCCCGAAACCGCCGACCGTTTCCGCTTCGACGCGGCCCGCGTGGACTGGGTGGAGGCGCAGATCGACGCGCTCACCGCCACCGTGACGATGCCGCGCGAGTTCATCATCCCCGGCGACAGCCCGGCCAGCGCGTCGCTCTCGATGGCGCGCGCCGTCGTCCGCCGCGCCGAACGCCGCGTGGTGGAACTGCTCGAAGCGGGGGAACTTTCCAACCCCGAACTGGTGCGTTATCTCAACCGCCTGTCCTCCCTGTGTTTTGTGCTGGAGCTGGTCGAAAACGCCGCGGCCGGGAAAGACACGACGCTGGCGAAGGCATGA
- a CDS encoding major facilitator superfamily (MSF) transporter, which produces MPASQNIHKLPRNVWVVTATSLLTDISSEMIVHLVPLFLSNILGVGTAVIGLIDGIAETTASLLKIYSGALSDKLGKRKWLTVAGYALSTVAKPFFYVANSWAWVLSIRFSDRVGKGIRTAPRDALLTDSIESDQRGLAFGLHRAGDTLGAFLGLAGAAAIVWFTERRAEFLTIDAFRSAVLVSVIPAALAVLILALGAREVHQTKPSAAPLLSLKGMDARFKTFLVIVVLFTLGNSSDSFIILRGQERGLNVFQIMLMAMTFNFIYAVLAGPLGALSDKIGRRRIILFGWLAYGLVYLGFAFSRTGWQVWTLFGLYGIYYAATEGVAKALIADLVPEAQRGTAYGLYAAATGFAVLPASLIAGLLWQGVGAWTGFGASAPFFFGAAMSLLAGVLFWRLVKP; this is translated from the coding sequence ATGCCCGCCTCCCAAAACATCCACAAACTCCCCCGCAACGTCTGGGTCGTCACCGCCACGTCGCTGCTCACCGACATCTCCTCGGAGATGATCGTCCATCTCGTCCCGCTGTTCCTTTCCAACATCCTGGGCGTCGGCACGGCGGTCATCGGCCTGATTGACGGCATCGCCGAAACCACCGCCAGCCTGCTCAAAATCTATTCGGGCGCGCTCTCGGACAAACTCGGCAAACGCAAATGGCTCACTGTGGCGGGCTACGCGCTTTCGACCGTCGCCAAGCCGTTCTTCTACGTCGCGAATTCGTGGGCCTGGGTGTTGAGCATCCGATTTTCGGACCGCGTCGGCAAGGGGATTCGCACCGCGCCGCGCGACGCCCTCCTGACCGACTCCATCGAATCGGACCAGCGCGGACTGGCCTTCGGCCTCCACCGCGCCGGCGACACGCTCGGAGCCTTCCTCGGACTGGCGGGAGCCGCGGCCATCGTCTGGTTCACGGAGCGGCGGGCGGAATTCCTGACGATCGACGCCTTCCGCAGCGCCGTGCTGGTCAGCGTGATCCCGGCGGCGCTGGCAGTCCTCATCCTTGCCCTCGGCGCGCGCGAAGTCCATCAAACCAAACCGTCTGCCGCGCCCCTGCTTTCCCTCAAAGGCATGGACGCGCGCTTCAAGACCTTCCTCGTCATTGTCGTACTGTTCACCCTCGGCAACTCATCCGACTCGTTCATCATCCTGCGCGGCCAGGAGCGCGGCCTGAACGTCTTTCAGATCATGTTGATGGCGATGACCTTCAACTTCATCTACGCGGTCCTCGCGGGTCCGCTCGGCGCGCTCTCCGACAAGATCGGCCGCCGCCGTATCATCCTCTTCGGCTGGCTGGCCTATGGGCTGGTCTACCTCGGCTTCGCCTTCTCGCGGACGGGCTGGCAGGTGTGGACGCTCTTCGGCCTCTACGGGATCTACTACGCCGCGACCGAGGGCGTCGCCAAAGCCCTCATCGCGGACCTCGTCCCCGAAGCGCAGCGCGGGACGGCCTACGGCCTCTACGCCGCGGCGACCGGCTTCGCCGTCCTGCCCGCTTCGCTCATCGCCGGTCTGCTCTGGCAGGGCGTCGGCGCGTGGACGGGGTTCGGCGCGTCGGCCCCGTTCTTCTTCGGCGCGGCCATGTCCCTGCTGGCGGGCGTCCTGTTCTGGCGGTTGGTAAAACCCTGA
- a CDS encoding NAD(P)-dependent oxidoreductase, which yields MTDHSRTVLVTGAAGGIGFATLALFASKGWRVIGVDRLPFGEGFPADGLFIQADISRADEIAVIFEKARQFTDSLDALVNNAAMQIAKPLLETSAEEWDAVMASNLRSVFLGAKLAHPLLKARGGGAVVNVSSVHAIQTSANIAAYAASKGGMLALTRAMAIEFAADNIRVNAILPGAVDTPMLRAGLGRGHAGHGDMRERLENLARKTVSGKVGRPEEIAQAIYFLADSEQSSFMTGQAMVVDGGATARLSTE from the coding sequence ATGACAGATCATTCGCGCACTGTCCTCGTCACCGGCGCGGCGGGCGGGATCGGCTTTGCCACCCTCGCGCTGTTCGCGTCGAAAGGCTGGCGCGTCATCGGCGTGGACCGCCTGCCGTTCGGCGAAGGATTCCCCGCGGACGGCCTCTTCATCCAGGCGGACATCTCCCGCGCGGACGAAATCGCCGTCATCTTCGAGAAGGCGCGCCAGTTCACCGATTCGCTCGACGCGCTGGTCAACAATGCCGCCATGCAGATCGCGAAACCCCTGCTCGAAACCAGCGCGGAAGAATGGGACGCGGTCATGGCCTCCAACCTGCGCTCGGTGTTCCTCGGCGCGAAACTGGCCCATCCCCTGCTGAAAGCGCGCGGGGGCGGCGCGGTCGTCAACGTCTCCTCGGTCCACGCCATCCAGACTTCCGCCAACATCGCGGCCTACGCCGCCTCCAAAGGCGGGATGCTCGCCCTGACGCGCGCCATGGCGATCGAGTTCGCCGCCGACAACATCCGCGTCAACGCCATCCTGCCCGGCGCGGTGGACACGCCCATGCTGCGCGCCGGACTCGGCCGCGGCCACGCCGGTCACGGCGATATGCGGGAGAGACTCGAAAACCTGGCGCGCAAGACCGTCAGCGGCAAGGTGGGACGTCCCGAGGAGATCGCCCAGGCCATCTACTTCCTGGCGGACAGCGAGCAATCATCCTTTATGACGGGGCAGGCCATGGTGGTGGACGGGGGCGCGACGGCGCGGTTAAGCACCGAGTGA
- a CDS encoding peptidoglycan-binding protein LysM — translation MSNKSIIRFVLLAAILLGSFASAGSVNAGGYCGSTYTIQWGDTLGRIANLCGVTVDALYAANPGLGAYIYAGQVLNIPGGVPPAPPPPSYGYSGSYVVQYGDTLRKIGDRFGFTVWELLSANPQIWNPNLIYVGQVINLPYRPVYYTVRYGDTLFKIAARFGTTVASLQSLNNIWNPNWIYAGQTLRIR, via the coding sequence ATGTCAAACAAATCCATCATTCGTTTTGTCTTGTTGGCCGCGATCCTGCTGGGTAGTTTTGCCAGCGCGGGGAGCGTCAACGCGGGAGGCTACTGCGGCTCTACCTACACAATCCAGTGGGGCGATACGCTTGGACGCATCGCCAACCTGTGCGGCGTGACGGTGGACGCCCTCTACGCGGCCAACCCCGGACTTGGAGCGTACATCTACGCTGGACAGGTCCTCAACATCCCCGGCGGAGTCCCGCCCGCGCCCCCGCCGCCTTCGTACGGTTACAGCGGATCCTACGTGGTGCAGTACGGCGACACTTTGCGCAAAATCGGCGACCGCTTCGGCTTTACGGTGTGGGAACTCCTGTCGGCCAACCCGCAGATCTGGAATCCCAACCTGATCTATGTGGGACAGGTCATCAACCTGCCTTATCGCCCGGTCTATTACACCGTCCGTTACGGAGATACTTTGTTCAAGATCGCGGCGCGCTTCGGGACGACCGTCGCCAGCCTGCAATCCCTGAACAACATCTGGAACCCGAACTGGATCTACGCCGGTCAGACGCTGCGCATCCGCTAA
- a CDS encoding NADP-dependent isocitrate dehydrogenase, protein MAYQHVKVPEGGARIGIQDGKLQVPDNPIIPFVEGDGTGRDIWRASVRVFDAAVEKAYGGKRKIHWMEVYAGEKSFKMFQTWLPDETTEAFKEFLVGIKGPLTTPIGGGIRSLNVALRKLLDLYVCQRPVRWYKGVPSPVVHPEYVDMVIFRENTEDIYTGIEFQYGTEENKKFKELFKEAFPKEYAKIRFPDTAGIGVKPVSVEGTERLVRAAIQWALDNNRRSVNFVHKGNIMKFTEGAFKDWGYALAKREFRGRIVTERETWILGNKESNPGLSVEENARMIDPGFDMMSPSQQSDIKQEVEEALKLWPTHGDGKWKKMLLIKDSIADVSLQFTLIRARDYDVFATLNLNGDYLSDALAAQVGGIGIAPGANINYETGHAIFEATHGTAPKYADLDKVNPGSVILSGEMMFRYMGWTEAADLIVKGMEGAIAAKTVTYDFARLMDGATEIKCSEFGDAIIKHM, encoded by the coding sequence ATGGCATATCAACATGTGAAAGTCCCCGAGGGCGGGGCAAGGATCGGCATCCAGGACGGCAAATTACAAGTCCCCGACAACCCCATCATCCCGTTCGTGGAAGGCGACGGGACCGGGCGCGACATCTGGCGCGCCTCCGTCCGCGTGTTCGACGCGGCCGTCGAGAAAGCCTATGGCGGCAAACGTAAGATCCACTGGATGGAAGTCTACGCGGGCGAGAAATCCTTCAAGATGTTCCAAACCTGGCTGCCCGACGAGACGACCGAGGCCTTCAAGGAATTTCTGGTGGGGATCAAAGGCCCGCTCACGACGCCCATCGGCGGCGGCATCCGCTCGTTGAACGTGGCCCTGCGCAAACTGCTGGACCTGTACGTCTGCCAGCGTCCCGTGCGCTGGTACAAGGGCGTGCCTTCGCCCGTAGTCCATCCCGAATACGTGGACATGGTCATCTTCCGCGAAAACACCGAGGACATTTACACCGGCATCGAATTCCAATACGGGACCGAGGAAAATAAAAAATTCAAGGAACTGTTCAAAGAGGCCTTCCCGAAGGAATACGCCAAGATCCGCTTCCCCGACACGGCGGGCATCGGCGTCAAGCCCGTCTCGGTGGAGGGCACCGAGCGCCTTGTCCGCGCCGCCATCCAGTGGGCGCTGGACAACAACCGCCGCAGCGTGAATTTCGTCCACAAGGGCAACATCATGAAGTTTACGGAGGGCGCGTTCAAGGACTGGGGCTACGCCCTCGCCAAGCGCGAGTTCCGCGGCCGCATCGTCACCGAACGGGAGACCTGGATCCTCGGCAACAAGGAATCCAACCCCGGCCTGAGCGTGGAAGAGAACGCCAGGATGATCGACCCCGGCTTCGACATGATGAGCCCGTCCCAGCAGAGCGACATCAAGCAGGAGGTGGAAGAAGCGTTGAAATTGTGGCCGACTCACGGCGACGGTAAATGGAAGAAGATGCTGCTCATCAAAGATTCCATCGCCGACGTTTCGCTTCAATTCACCCTGATCCGCGCCCGCGACTACGACGTGTTCGCCACGCTGAATCTCAACGGCGACTACCTGTCCGACGCGCTGGCCGCGCAGGTGGGCGGGATTGGGATCGCGCCCGGCGCGAACATCAACTATGAGACCGGTCACGCCATCTTCGAGGCGACTCACGGCACCGCGCCGAAATATGCCGACCTCGACAAGGTCAACCCCGGCTCGGTCATTCTCTCCGGCGAGATGATGTTCCGCTACATGGGTTGGACGGAAGCCGCCGACCTGATCGTCAAGGGTATGGAAGGCGCCATCGCCGCCAAGACCGTCACCTACGACTTCGCCCGCCTGATGGACGGCGCGACCGAGATCAAATGCTCCGAGTTCGGCGACGCCATCATCAAGCACATGTAG
- a CDS encoding phage derived Gp49-like protein: MRTIQFYRLPNGKSPIEEFLDSLNGKQAQKVLWVLRLIEDLPVVPIQYFKKLTGAQIWEVRVQSGNDIFRLLGFFENGTLLILTHGFAKKTQKTPPQEIALATQRMEEHLSRRRK, translated from the coding sequence ATGCGAACCATCCAATTCTATCGCCTGCCCAACGGTAAAAGCCCAATTGAGGAATTTTTAGATTCGCTCAATGGCAAGCAGGCTCAAAAGGTATTATGGGTTCTGCGTTTGATCGAAGACCTTCCAGTTGTCCCGATCCAATATTTCAAAAAGCTGACCGGCGCGCAGATTTGGGAAGTCCGCGTCCAATCTGGCAATGACATTTTCCGCCTGCTCGGCTTCTTTGAAAACGGAACTTTGTTGATCCTGACGCACGGCTTTGCAAAGAAGACGCAAAAAACGCCGCCACAGGAAATTGCGCTGGCGACCCAAAGAATGGAAGAACATCTGTCAAGGAGAAGAAAATGA
- a CDS encoding transcriptional regulator, with the protein MSDVKKYIEKRAAADKTFALNFEEGYSEFKVGVILRLAREASGLTQEEVAHKLKTKKSAISRIENHADDVRLSTLKKYARAVGANLQIRLASG; encoded by the coding sequence ATGAGCGACGTAAAAAAATATATCGAAAAACGCGCGGCCGCTGACAAGACTTTTGCGCTTAATTTTGAAGAAGGATATTCCGAATTCAAAGTCGGCGTGATCCTGCGCTTGGCGCGCGAAGCCTCCGGTTTGACGCAGGAGGAAGTGGCGCACAAGCTGAAAACCAAAAAGTCCGCGATCTCACGCATCGAGAACCACGCCGACGATGTGAGATTGTCCACGTTAAAAAAATACGCGCGGGCGGTCGGCGCCAATTTGCAGATCAGATTGGCGAGCGGTTAA